Below is a window of Halomonas sp. Bachu 37 DNA.
AAATCTGCTGCGCTGCAGTAGCCAAATCAATTGCCGACATATCCTGCTGATCAGCGGAGTCGGGGGGGCTAAATGCCAGACGTTTCTCGGCGCTATTGCAGGTCTGCCAGCGCAACGGCGTCGCGGAGCGTTTGGCAGGGTAAAAACCTGCCGTGGCGATGTTGAGACACCCCGCGATATGCAGCGGGCCTGTAGAACCGGCAACCAACATATCGACACCCGCTAGCTGAAAGGCAAAATCGGCCACGCTGGGGCTGCTCGGAAGGCGGCTGGCGGTGATCCCGGCACTGGTGAGCTGATTGATCAGCGCTTTTGCGTGGCGCTCCTCGCTGGGGCCTGCGCTAATTAGCCAGTTAACGGGCATCGCATCATTGAGTTGCCGGTTAACCATGGCAATAAGTGTCGTGTATTGCTCAATCGAGAGATTGACAGCCGATCCGCCGCTACCAGGATGCACGACGACTAGACGCCCGTCAGCCACTGCTTGGCTGGACTCGACAATGGCGTTTCGCTGTTGCGTATATTGAGCGTCACTCATTGGCCAGAAGGGTGGCGAGGGCAGCTCAGACAACTTTAGCGAGAGCCGGGAAAGCAGCTCGCAGGCTAAATCCACATTGTATTGATACTCGGGTTTTAACGAGCGAGAGCGGCGTTGTCGTACTCGCACGTTATAAAACACCTGTGCCCACTTGGTGGCAGGTGCCACGCGTAGTGGAATACCGGCCCGCCAGCCTGCCCAGCCAATGCGAGGGGTTGAAAACAGCGTGAGAAGCGCATCGAATCCCGCCGCTTTTATATTATCGATCAGGCCATGCCGGGCCGATTTATCAGCATCACGGCCTGGATCAATGATGACCTCATCCACCCAAGGGCAGATGTTTGCCAGCGGTGCTGTATAGGCGGGTACCAGCACCGTGACATGGGGCGTGGGCAACGCGCTTTTCAGGCATGCCAGCGCTGGCCAGGCCAGCATGAAGTCGCCGATTTTATCATTGCGGACGACGAGTAGTTTATGCGCCATGATTTAGGCCCTGTTAATCGCAGCCTGTATACTACTAGAGATTTATTGATTGTTTAATGGCGAGTGGCTGGGTAGGTGAGGCAATGGCAAACAAAGTGCTGCAAATATGTATGTCGGATGGCAAGGGTGGGATGGAGCTATATGTGGATCGTATCATTGGCGATTTAAAGAAAGAGGGCTGGGAAGTTATAGGAATCTGCCTTGAAAATACCAAGGTGGAAGCCTACATGCAGCAAAATGAAATACCATATAAAACGTTCAAAAGTAATATAAGCGCAATTTTTAATGCTTTGGATATACGTCGTTGGTTAATAGAAGAAGGCGTAAAAGTCGTACACTGTCATAAGTCGAGTGATTTAAGATTAACGGCAGTTTTAAAGTGCTTGACACCAAGTCTAAAAGTTTTTTATACCGATCATGTGGGTGGACGGCGGCCTAAAAAAAGCCCTTATCACCGCTTCGCCTATGGAAAAGTGGATCGTGTCTTATCCATTAGCCAAGCAACTCATCGCCGTAACGTCAGCAATTTGCCGATACCCAGTGAAAACGTTATCTGTTTACCCCATGGAGTCGATATCAACAAGTACCACCCTTGTCATGATCGTGATGCTGTTCGCACCAGGCGAGAAGAGCTGGGTATTCCAGTGGATGCGGTAGTGATCGGGCTACCGGGACGCGTAACGCCGGGTAAAGGGCAGGATATTTGGATTAAAGCCTTGCTAGAACTTGATCCTGCTCTTGATTTTTTTGCGCTATCCATCGGCGGTACCGACTACGCCTCAGGGGGCGTAGAAAGTTTTTACGAGAAATTACAAAATCTTATAGACGGTACTCTGCTGGCGAACAAAATTGCTTTTTTGGGGCACCGCAATGATCTTGCCGAAATATTGCCCCTACTCGATATTGTGTGCATTCCTTCGGAAAATGAGGCCTTTGGCCTGACGATCATTGAATCCATGGCATGCGGCATGCCGATCATCGGTTCCAATACCGGCTCTTTACCTGAGCTAGTCGATGACGCTTCGGGCATATTGGTAGGCCCCCATGCGATCAACGCTTGGAGTTCGGCTATGAAAAAGATGATCCGGGATGATGCCTCACGGCGGTCCATGGGCCATGCCGCTAGGCAGCGCGTCGAGCAGCATTTCAGTAACACGCAGCATGTAAAACGCTTGATTGAGTATTATACCGCTTAAGTAGTCAGAGCACTCTAAGCAGCATGGACCGTAGAATTGCGTGCATTGGCACGGCCTTGTCCAAGACGGCGACCTTGAAAATACGTGCCGTCAGTAAAGCGGATTGCATATGCATAGAAAATCAATTGTTACAGCGGTAAAGGCACCGGCGGGAGATCCGGCTTTTGCTTCCCTATATGCTTCAGAAATCCGTTGGCGTGTATTGAGAGCCAGGCTCCAGGTGGGCGTACGGGATCGCTTCCAGCAGTATCTCGGGATTCCAGTGGAGCAGATGCTGCTCGCACACTGGGAAACGGAGAGGACAGGCAGGGCCGCTATCGAACGCCGCGGGCTGCCGCGACGGGCCGTGGAGCAACGCCTGGGGGAAGCATTGATTCTTCATGTGGACCCCCGGGAGCTGATTCGGATAAATGCCTGGAAGGGGTATCCCCATCGCGAACGGCCTTCATCGTCGGCGTTCATCTGGGATGGAGAGTGGGATCTGCGCCGTGGCGACCTGCGCTATGGCCCACGTTATCGCTTCATCAGTGAACTGGATGTCTTTCGCGATGACCTCCGGCAAACGGCGCGATTCAAGGAGTTGAACGAGAGATTGCAGGCCGGTCGGCCCTGGTCCTCGCACCAGCAGGGGATACTGCTCGATACCGAAGCAAAGATCCTCACCTATTTACGCGCTTACCTGAGCTTTCTCGACAATATGGCGGTCAAGGGATTCGATGCCGGGCTTGGCAAGGATGACCTTGGCGTCGCGGTAACCCGAGAGGGGCGGCTGATCAAGATCAACCGTGGTTTGCATCGCCTGGCCATGGCGCAGCGCCTTGGATTGCCTTCAGTGCCGGTAAGGGTGAAGGCGGTTCATCGAGAGTGGTGGCAGCGAGTCACCCAAGGTGCCCAGGGCACACAAGCGCTTGAGCGTGGCAAAGACGCCTTGCAGAGGTGTGTTCCCGAGACCGAACCGGGAGAGCTGGACCCTGAGGTCATAACAGAAGCGTTCCAATGGCCGGTCCCCCGGGTCTCATGAAGGCCCGCTGTAATGGGGTCGCGAGTCTGGCAGAATAGCTGGCTTTCTCCTTCCCGTGTCCAGGCGGAAACAGTCATGGCCCCACCGTTATCATCGTTCTCTCCCTCCCCGTTTGCGTTACTGCGTGGATACACCTCGATAGCCGTGTTCCTGCTAGGCGCTATCGCCTTGATTGTTCCTTCGGGCTATTCGGTGGGTGCTGCCCTGTTGCTGCTGGGGAGTTTCCTGTTGCCCTTTACCCGTCCTGGCGTGTCCTTCAATCGTCAGGACCTTCTGGTGATCGGTGTCCTGTCAGCCTATGCCCTGACGGGGCTGCTCGAAGCCTGGCTCGATGGGCAGGGGAGCCGTGGTGCTGACAAGCCTCTGCGTTTTCTGTTCGCCATTCCCGTTCTGGCCTTGATATTGGCTTATCCGCCACGACTCGCCTGGATGTGGGCGGGCCTGGCCACCGGCGGCATCGTGGTCGGAAGCTGGGGCGCCTGGCAGAAGCTGGTGATGGGCATCGAGCGGGCCGAGGGCTACACCTATGTCATCCAGTTCGGCAATATCAGTTTGTTGACCGGGGTGCTGTGCCTCGCGGGCATGGGCTGGGCGACGATGCAAAAGCGCCGTAGCCTCTGGATAATGATGCTGGCGCTGGGCGCCGTTGGCGGGGTGCTGGGCTCGCTGTTTTCCGGCAGCCGGGGTGGGTGGATAGGCTTGCCGGTAGTCCTGCTGGTACTGTATCGCGCCTATGGCCGTGAGCTGTCCTATCCGCTTAAACTCAGTGCCTTGGCAGCGGTATTGATGGCGGGGTTACTGGTCTATGCCATACCCCAGATGGGGGTGCAGCAGCGGGTCCATCAGGCGTTCTCCGATGTCGAGCTCTATGTCAGTGGCGAGAATCGGTTCTCATCCGTCGGCGCGCGGTTCGAGATGTGGCGGGGTGCCGCGCAGCTGATTGTCGAGAAACCCGTGTTCGGCTGGGGAGACAATGGCTATCAACGGGGCATGCAGGCCCTGGCCGATAACGGGGTGATTCATCCGGAGGTTACCCAGTTCGGGCACGCGCATAACGAGTTCATCAATACCATGGCCAAGCGTGGCGTGGTGGGGTTGATAGCACTGATCGCCTTGTATCTGGTCCCCATGCGTCTGTTCATGCGCCAACTGCATGCGCCCCATATGGTGCTCCGTTCGGTGGCGGTAGCTGGCACGCTCTTGCCCGTGACCTATATCGATTTCGGCCTTTCTCAAGCCTTCCTCGACCATAACAGCGGCGTGATGATTTACGCTTTCTGGCTGGCGGTGTTATGGGGAAGTTATCGCCGACTGCAAGCGGATGACACGCCGGCGGCATAAGCGATAGGGCACGTATTACCCCCCATACCCCCGCCGGATCGCCGGCATGATCGGATTAGCGGTGAACTTGTTCACGGACCGCGCGAGCCTGTCCAGGTTCGCCTGCTGCCACTTGCCGGGTTGGCGGAGCTGGCAGCGATCCAGGTCGATCAGCCAGACATGCTCCTGTTCGTCCACCAGCAGGTTACGGGCGTTGAGGTCTACATGGTCCAGGTGGGAGGCGTGAAAGCGACGTATGGTGGCCCCGACGCGTTCAAGCAAGGCAGAATCGGCGCGGTCTTCGGTCAATAGGTCGGCCAGGGCGCGAGCCCCGGGAATACGCACGGTGATCAATGCCGCTTCATAGCTGAGCCCATGGCGGGTCACGCTTGCGGCGACAGGACGCGGTACCGGCAGGCCTTGCTCAAAGAGCCAGGCGGTCAGGCGTAGTTCGCGAAAGGCACGGCTGCTTTCGTAGCCCGTCCATAGGTAGCGCGATTGGCTCACTTTCGCCATCAAGCCACCGCGACGATAGGGTCTCAGCACCCACTGTTCATTGCCGGCATCGATAAACACGCTGCTGCCACGCCCCGGGGCTTCTCCCACTACCTTACCCATCCGGTACCAGTATTCCGGCGCGAACCAGCACGGCCCGATTTGGTCTGATCCAGTGGCGTCACATAAACTGGCGGCATCATGTAAAATCAGACTCTTTTCCTGCTGGAGTGTCGCCAAGCGCATGAAGCACCCTCTGCCTGTTAATCCCGAACATATCGCCATACTTCGCCTATCCGCTTTGGGCGATGTATGTAACCTGGTGCCGACGGTGCGCGCTCTGCAGCGCCAGTGGCCCCAAGCGCGTATCACCTGGATCATCGGCAAGGGGGAATACAGTTTACTGACCGGGCTAACCGGGGTCGAGTTCGTGGTCTACGACAAGTCCACGGGGCTTGCGGGCATGCGCGCCTTGTGGCGCCAGCTCGCCGATACTCGCTTCGATGTGCTGCTGCACATGCAACAGGCCATCCGGGCCAGCATCCTGTCGCTGGGACTGAAGGCGAATGTCCGCATCGGTTACGACAAGGCGCGCGCCAAGGACGCCCAGCACTGGTTCACCCAGCGCCAGCTTACCCCGCGCCCGCGTGCGCATGTACTCGAGTCGTTCATGGACTTCGCCCGTCTGCTGGGGGTGGAGGACGACTCGCTGGCCTGGGACATGCCGGTGCCTCAGAGTGCCTATGAAGAAGCCCAGCTGCTCAGTGGAGATGCACCGTATCTGGTGATCAACCCCTGCAGCAACGTGCGTCTGCGCAATTTCCGCAACTGGTCGGCGGAAGGCTACGCCAGCGTGATCGAACATGCCTGGACCCAGCACGGCCTGAAAAGCGTACTGACGGGCGGGGGCAATACTCAGGAGCGGACCATGGGCGAACAGATCCAGCAGCTGTGCCGCCCCGAGAGCGTCATCAATGCCATTGGCGGAACGTCGCTGAAGGGCGTGATGGCACTGATCGACCGCGCCCGCGCTGTCGTGGCTCCGGACACCGGCCCCATTCACATGGCCAACGCCCTGCAGACGCCGGCGCTTGGTCTTTACGCCACCACCAACCCGCAGCGTGCCGCGCCCTACCTGTGGCGGGAATTCGCCGTCAATGCCTATCCCGAGGCGGTGCGGACCTATCTTCACAAATCCGTCGATGACATCAGCTGGGGGCAGCGGGTGCGCCACCCCGATGCCATGAGTCTGATTCGCACGGAACAGGTCATCACTCAGTTGGATGCCCTCCTGGAACACACCACCCACGAACCCTTTGCCGCACGGAGCCCCCAATGAAAGTCGACTTGACCGCCCTCGAGCAGGCCCGCTTGTTGATCGTGGGAGACGTGATGCTGGATCGCTACTGGCATGGCGCCACGTCACGGATTTCTCCCGAGGCGCCCGTGCCGGTGGTGCGGGTTGAAGACGCCGACGATCGACCAGGCGGCGCTGCCAACGTCGCCCTGAATATCGCGGCGCTGGGTGGCCGGGCCGCCCTGGCGGGTGTGGTAGGCGAGGATGACAATGCCCGCTTGCTCGAGCAGCGTCTTGTCGCCAGTGAAGTGAAGACTTACTTTCAGCGTAGCCAAACAGTACCCACAATCACGAAATTGCGCGTGATGAGCCGCAACCAGCAGCTGCTGCGTCTGGATTTCGAGCAGCAGCTGCAGGCGGTGGATACCGATGAGCTGGTCTCCCGAGTGGAAGAGGCGCTTTCGCAGTGCGATGTGGTGATTCTGTCGGATTATGGCAAGGGAACGCTCAACCAGGTGGAGCGCCTGATCAACCTGGCGCGTGCCGCCGGCAAACGGGTGCTGGTCGATCCCAAGGGTGGCGACTTTACCAAGTACCGGGGCGCTAGCGTGATCACCCCCAATTTGATGGAATTCGAAGCCATCGTCGGCCCCTGTGACAGCGAGGCGGAGCTGGCTGAGCGGGGCGAAGCGCTGCGCGCGGATCTCGAGCTTGAAGCGTTACTGATCACGCGCAGCGAGAAGGGCATGACCCTGATCCGAGAAGGTCATGCGCCATTGAATCTGCCGACGCGAGCCCAGGAAGTCTTCGACGTCACCGGCGCGGGGGACACCGTCATCGGCATCCTCGGTGCGGCGTTGGCGTCGGGCCACGCCTACCCCGAAGCGATGCTTCTCGCCAACCTGGCGGCCGGCCTGGTGGTGGCCAAGCCCGGCACCGCCACGCTATCCATCGCCGAGCTTTATACCGCCCTGCACGGCGATAGTCTGGCGGAATTCGGCGTGGTCGAAGCGCCAACCCTGATAGCGGCGGTGCGTGCCGCCCAGCTCCGTGGCGAGCGCGTGGTGATGACCAATGGCTGTTTCGATATCCTCCATGCCGGCCACGTCGCTTATCTGGAGCAGGCCAGCCAGCTGGGCGATCGCTTGATCGTGGCGGTAAACGACGATGCCTCGGTGGCGCGCCTGAAGGGGCCGAAGCGGCCCATCAACCCGCTGAACCGGCGCATGCAGGTGTTGGCGGGACTCGGCGCGGTGGACTGGGTAGTGCCCTTCGGCGAGGATACCCCCCAGACACTGATCGAGGCCGTATTGCCGGACATCCTGGTCAAGGGCGGCGACTATCGTCCCGAGGAGATCGCCGGCGGTGAAGCGGTGCGTAACCACGGTGGCGAGGTCAAGGTGCTAGGGTTCGAGGATGGGGTGTCGACCACCGAGATGATCGCCTCCATCGTGGACCGCGAGCGCTGATGCACTTGCTCGCCTGGCCGCGTCGGCTCTACTCGGTCGCACTGTATGTTCTCTCACCCTTGATCGCCTGGCGCATCTGGCGTGAGCAAGTACCCACTTATTCACGCCTGCAGCGGCTGGGCTATCGGCTTGCGCCCTTGCCCCCGGCGCCGCGCATATGGCTGCACTGCGCCTCGGTGGGGGAAGTCCGCGCGGCCCGCCCGCTGATCGAAGGGCTTCTCTCGCGTTATCCCAGGCACAGCCTGCTATTGACGACCATGACTGCCACCGGTGCCCAGCAGGCCCAGGCGCTGATCGCCGAGCAGGCCGAAGACGACCGGCGCCGGCTCGCCCACCGCTTCTTGCCGCTGGATTTTCCCGCTGCCGCCAAGCGCTTTGTGCGTGGTATTCAGCCTGTGTTTGCCATTCTGTTCGAAACCGAGCTGTGGCCCAATCTGCTGCACGCCTGTCGCCGGCAAGGGGTGCCGGTAGCGGTGGTGAATGGCCGCCTGTCGCCGCGTGCGCTCAAGCGTTACCGTCACTTGCGTCCGCTCATGGAAGGCGCTATGGCGAACATCGATTGGCTTGCGGCGAAATCGATAGCGGACGCCGAGCGCTTCCAGGCACTGGGTGATGTGGCGGCGCGTACCACCGTTGTCGGTTCGCTGAAATTCGAGATGCCAGCACAGGATAAGACATTGCAGGCAGGTGAGCGTTTACTTCAAGAGTGGAGCGAACGGCCGGTCTGGGTGGCGGGTTCCACCCGCGAGGGAGAAGAAGCGCTGCTGCTCGAAGCACATCGCCAGTTGCGAAAGCGTTTCCCTGAGGCGTTGCTGGTACTGGTACCACGCCATCCCCGGCGCTTCGATGAAGTGGCCAAACTTTGCCAGGACCAGGGGTGGATCTTAAGTCGCCGTTCCCGGCAGCAGCCCGTGAGCGACGAAACCGCCGTTTACCTGGGTGATACCCTGGGCGAGTTGGCAACGCTCTATGCGACAGCCAACGTGGCGTTCGTGGGGGGGAGTCTGGTTCCGTTGGGAGGGCATAACGTGCTGGAGCCCGCAGCGTTGGGAAAGCCCGTGTTGAGTGGTCCTTTCATCGATAACTTCGCCGACGTGGTGGAGCCGCTGCAGGCGGCACAGGCCCTGACACTGGTAGAAGACGCCGCAGCCTTGGCCAAGGCGCTCAAGCTGCGTTTCGCCGATCCCGCCCGTTGTCAGCGGGAAGGCGATGCGGGCCGCGAGGTAATCGCTGCACAGCGAGGCGCGCTGGCTCGCACACTGGATGGGTTGGCACGTTTATTACCTGACGGGCAGTAAAAGCCGGGTGGGGCCAGGGCGGGAAATTACGCCGGCCCTGGAGCAGAGAGGGGATGGCTTTTATTTCAGCGCAATGCGGTGCGCTCAACTCCTTCCTTCTTGCCAAGCAGCAGCACATCCGCGCCACGCGCAGCGAACAATCCGTTGGTGACGACGCCGACGATAGCGTTGATTTTGGCTTCCATTGCCTCCGCGTCTTCAATCATGAAGTCGTAGCAGTCGATGATCTGGTTGCCGTTATCGGTGACTACCCCCTCGCGATACACCGGGTCGGCTCCCAGCTTGACCAGCTGGCGTGCGACGTAGGATCGCGCCATGGGTATCACTTCCACGGGCAGTGGGAACCGACCCAGCTGAGCGACATACTTCGACGCATCGGCAATACAGATGAAACGCTCGGCACAGGCGGCCACGATCTTTTCCCGGGTGAGCGCCGCGCCACCGCCCTTTATCATATGCAAGTGAGCGTTAACTTCGTCGGCACCATCGATGTAAAAGGGCACCGTACCGACTTCGTTGAGCTCAAAGACGTCGATACCATGTGTCTTGAGCCGTTCGGCACTCGCCGCGGAACTGGCTACCGCCCCTTTGAAATCGCCACTCAGCCTGGCGAGGTAGTCGATGAAGCGGTTGGCGGTTGAGCCGGTACCTACGCCGATTACCGTGCTGCGTTCCAGATGGGGCTTGATCTCGTCAATCGCAGCCTTGGCCACGGCGTCCTTGAGTTCGTCTTGGGTCATGTAGCGCCTCTGGGTCAACGGAATGTCAGGGAGTCATTATAGTCTTCTGACCAGCGGTTGCCGATGGTCGGACTGGACGCTCGGGGCTTGCTTCTGCTACCAATAGGGGTTTT
It encodes the following:
- a CDS encoding glycosyltransferase family 9 protein, producing the protein MAHKLLVVRNDKIGDFMLAWPALACLKSALPTPHVTVLVPAYTAPLANICPWVDEVIIDPGRDADKSARHGLIDNIKAAGFDALLTLFSTPRIGWAGWRAGIPLRVAPATKWAQVFYNVRVRQRRSRSLKPEYQYNVDLACELLSRLSLKLSELPSPPFWPMSDAQYTQQRNAIVESSQAVADGRLVVVHPGSGGSAVNLSIEQYTTLIAMVNRQLNDAMPVNWLISAGPSEERHAKALINQLTSAGITASRLPSSPSVADFAFQLAGVDMLVAGSTGPLHIAGCLNIATAGFYPAKRSATPLRWQTCNSAEKRLAFSPPDSADQQDMSAIDLATAAQQISAFLRG
- a CDS encoding glycosyltransferase family 4 protein, giving the protein MANKVLQICMSDGKGGMELYVDRIIGDLKKEGWEVIGICLENTKVEAYMQQNEIPYKTFKSNISAIFNALDIRRWLIEEGVKVVHCHKSSDLRLTAVLKCLTPSLKVFYTDHVGGRRPKKSPYHRFAYGKVDRVLSISQATHRRNVSNLPIPSENVICLPHGVDINKYHPCHDRDAVRTRREELGIPVDAVVIGLPGRVTPGKGQDIWIKALLELDPALDFFALSIGGTDYASGGVESFYEKLQNLIDGTLLANKIAFLGHRNDLAEILPLLDIVCIPSENEAFGLTIIESMACGMPIIGSNTGSLPELVDDASGILVGPHAINAWSSAMKKMIRDDASRRSMGHAARQRVEQHFSNTQHVKRLIEYYTA
- a CDS encoding O-antigen ligase family protein — translated: MAPPLSSFSPSPFALLRGYTSIAVFLLGAIALIVPSGYSVGAALLLLGSFLLPFTRPGVSFNRQDLLVIGVLSAYALTGLLEAWLDGQGSRGADKPLRFLFAIPVLALILAYPPRLAWMWAGLATGGIVVGSWGAWQKLVMGIERAEGYTYVIQFGNISLLTGVLCLAGMGWATMQKRRSLWIMMLALGAVGGVLGSLFSGSRGGWIGLPVVLLVLYRAYGRELSYPLKLSALAAVLMAGLLVYAIPQMGVQQRVHQAFSDVELYVSGENRFSSVGARFEMWRGAAQLIVEKPVFGWGDNGYQRGMQALADNGVIHPEVTQFGHAHNEFINTMAKRGVVGLIALIALYLVPMRLFMRQLHAPHMVLRSVAVAGTLLPVTYIDFGLSQAFLDHNSGVMIYAFWLAVLWGSYRRLQADDTPAA
- a CDS encoding 3-deoxy-D-manno-octulosonic acid kinase — protein: MRLATLQQEKSLILHDAASLCDATGSDQIGPCWFAPEYWYRMGKVVGEAPGRGSSVFIDAGNEQWVLRPYRRGGLMAKVSQSRYLWTGYESSRAFRELRLTAWLFEQGLPVPRPVAASVTRHGLSYEAALITVRIPGARALADLLTEDRADSALLERVGATIRRFHASHLDHVDLNARNLLVDEQEHVWLIDLDRCQLRQPGKWQQANLDRLARSVNKFTANPIMPAIRRGYGG
- a CDS encoding glycosyltransferase family 9 protein, with the translated sequence MKHPLPVNPEHIAILRLSALGDVCNLVPTVRALQRQWPQARITWIIGKGEYSLLTGLTGVEFVVYDKSTGLAGMRALWRQLADTRFDVLLHMQQAIRASILSLGLKANVRIGYDKARAKDAQHWFTQRQLTPRPRAHVLESFMDFARLLGVEDDSLAWDMPVPQSAYEEAQLLSGDAPYLVINPCSNVRLRNFRNWSAEGYASVIEHAWTQHGLKSVLTGGGNTQERTMGEQIQQLCRPESVINAIGGTSLKGVMALIDRARAVVAPDTGPIHMANALQTPALGLYATTNPQRAAPYLWREFAVNAYPEAVRTYLHKSVDDISWGQRVRHPDAMSLIRTEQVITQLDALLEHTTHEPFAARSPQ
- the hldE gene encoding bifunctional D-glycero-beta-D-manno-heptose-7-phosphate kinase/D-glycero-beta-D-manno-heptose 1-phosphate adenylyltransferase HldE, which translates into the protein MKVDLTALEQARLLIVGDVMLDRYWHGATSRISPEAPVPVVRVEDADDRPGGAANVALNIAALGGRAALAGVVGEDDNARLLEQRLVASEVKTYFQRSQTVPTITKLRVMSRNQQLLRLDFEQQLQAVDTDELVSRVEEALSQCDVVILSDYGKGTLNQVERLINLARAAGKRVLVDPKGGDFTKYRGASVITPNLMEFEAIVGPCDSEAELAERGEALRADLELEALLITRSEKGMTLIREGHAPLNLPTRAQEVFDVTGAGDTVIGILGAALASGHAYPEAMLLANLAAGLVVAKPGTATLSIAELYTALHGDSLAEFGVVEAPTLIAAVRAAQLRGERVVMTNGCFDILHAGHVAYLEQASQLGDRLIVAVNDDASVARLKGPKRPINPLNRRMQVLAGLGAVDWVVPFGEDTPQTLIEAVLPDILVKGGDYRPEEIAGGEAVRNHGGEVKVLGFEDGVSTTEMIASIVDRER
- the waaA gene encoding lipid IV(A) 3-deoxy-D-manno-octulosonic acid transferase — its product is MHLLAWPRRLYSVALYVLSPLIAWRIWREQVPTYSRLQRLGYRLAPLPPAPRIWLHCASVGEVRAARPLIEGLLSRYPRHSLLLTTMTATGAQQAQALIAEQAEDDRRRLAHRFLPLDFPAAAKRFVRGIQPVFAILFETELWPNLLHACRRQGVPVAVVNGRLSPRALKRYRHLRPLMEGAMANIDWLAAKSIADAERFQALGDVAARTTVVGSLKFEMPAQDKTLQAGERLLQEWSERPVWVAGSTREGEEALLLEAHRQLRKRFPEALLVLVPRHPRRFDEVAKLCQDQGWILSRRSRQQPVSDETAVYLGDTLGELATLYATANVAFVGGSLVPLGGHNVLEPAALGKPVLSGPFIDNFADVVEPLQAAQALTLVEDAAALAKALKLRFADPARCQREGDAGREVIAAQRGALARTLDGLARLLPDGQ
- the rpiA gene encoding ribose-5-phosphate isomerase RpiA, which gives rise to MTQDELKDAVAKAAIDEIKPHLERSTVIGVGTGSTANRFIDYLARLSGDFKGAVASSAASAERLKTHGIDVFELNEVGTVPFYIDGADEVNAHLHMIKGGGAALTREKIVAACAERFICIADASKYVAQLGRFPLPVEVIPMARSYVARQLVKLGADPVYREGVVTDNGNQIIDCYDFMIEDAEAMEAKINAIVGVVTNGLFAARGADVLLLGKKEGVERTALR